The DNA region TGCTTTTCTCTAATTTATCTACAGTGCATTTTTTCCAGCCGCAAAAAGGTACTAAAATTCTTCTTCATTATCCTTGGAATAAATGTAAAAATTTTATCTTCACCAATTGAAAGATTGCAAGCTATGTTATATTTTACAAAAGCTTTCTGCATACTACGTACTGTCTATAGCAATGTAGCAAAAGGTAGAGATATTTGTGGTCACTTGTTACAAAAATATGATTCCATTTCTTGCATTCAACCCACAATTGTGACCACATTCAATCCAAAATCCTCTTTCCATTGTTTTCTTGTTTAAAAAATATTACTATGTCAAAACTACCCTTGTTTGCCACATGAATTATATTCTTTGGCTTCTTGATCTATATATAGGTTCGAATCCATAGAGCAACATATCCATTTCCTCTAGAGTTCTCCTGAATCACTTCATTGGGATGTAAAAAATGCCCTTAAATTGAAAGGGTATTAATTATTAATGCCTACTGAAGTGTTTGGGGGAACTCCGGGAGCCACCTGATATTTATCATAATTTTATTATCTTGTTATATATTCTGAGAGTTTAACAAAATTTATAGGGGTCCTGGAATTTTGAAGAGAGCTTAGTCTATATATGCTACTCAGCTCACTGTATTTCTCTagaatattgttgttattttcccTAATGTTGTATCTAtactgatttctttttctttttaaccgGATTTTTTAGCTAGGtcttataacaacaacaacaacaacaataacaacaacaacaaacccagtttgatcccaTAAATAGGATCTGGGGAGGCTAAtagagatagagaggttgtttctgatagaccctcggctcaaggaacaaTGAAGATAAAGCAACCAAGTAACAAAGAATATTAGCAATAATGTAATATGGTAACGGGCATGAATGTCACGACATGCATAATAAAGAACCATAaatagaaaattacaaaaatagtcctAGTACTACTGAATGGCCTAGGAGGAACACACTACTATCTgtcaacctacaaccctaatcctcgacctccacaccttcctatcgtgGGTCATGTCCTTGGTAAGCTGAAGCAATAATATGTCCTGcctaattacctctccccaatacttcttaggcctatcCCTTCCCTTCCTCAGACCCGCCATAGACAACCTCTCATACCTCCTCACCGGAGCATCTATGTCTCTtctcttcacatgcccgaaccatctcagcctcgattcCCGCAACTTGTCCCCCACAGATGTCACTCCTACCTTGTCCCTAATAACCTTATTCCTAATCCTGTCTTtcctagtatgcccacacatccatcttaacatcctcatttccgctactttcatcttcttgaTGGGCCAACACTCAactccatacaacatagtcggtctaatcAACTCTCTATAGAACTTGCCCTTAAGTGCAGGTGGcatattcttatcacacaaaacccCCGAGGCGAGCCTCCATCTCATCCACCCCGCTCCAATACGATGagtaacatcctcgtcaatctccttGTTGccttgaataatagacccaagataCTTAAAACTATCTCTTTTAGGGATGACCTGAGTACCAATCCTCACTTCCACTTCTTCTTCATGCATCCCCTCACTGAActtgtgtaatgacccaaccggtcattttaacttttagatccccgttccctaaaataaaacttcccgtatgtgcttttaatgatttatgacttgcgaggatggttggttcgggatttggaagtgtttgagttgaaatcggaacgcTTGGTTCCTTAAGATGGCTTTaagaggccaagtttgacttcggtcaatattttgcaGAAACGACCCCCTAAATAGAATTTTGacaattccaatagctccgtatggtaattttggacttaggagcgtgttcagaattgtatttgaaagtccgtagttaaattaggcttgaaatggctaaaataggaatttaagtttggaagtttgatcggggagttgactttttgatatcggagtcggaatccagttacGAAAATTGGCATAACtctattatgttatttatgacttgtgtgaaaaatttgaggtcaatcggacttgaattgataggttttggtacataatgtagaagttggaaatcttaagtttaattaagcttgaattgggggatgattcgtggttttagcattgtttggtgtgatttgatggttcaactaagttcgtatgatattttgggacttgttggtataattggtcgaggtcccgaagggctcgggtgagtttcggacgactaACGGATCACTATTGGACTTTGGAACACTACTCgtattttcttctgattttcttatacgcgatcgcataagttgGTCTACGATCATGTATAGTAATTTAGGCAGAGGcggatttgttctacgcgattgcgcgaatggggttgcgatcgcgtagggttaatttgggcagctaggaatttgttcactgcgatcgcgtggacacgtccgcgatcgcgtaggattggccagtgtgtgtatcgcgatcgcgtgtcattgtttgcgatcgcgtaggggaaatTTGAGAGGAATCTGGGCCACgcatttgtgctacgcgatcgcgtgaagagggatgcgatcgcgtagagtcagaacctggtgcatcgcgatcgcatgggacttgatgcgatcgcgtagggttaatgtttgggcagaaatatttgtgctacgcgatcgcgtgaggaagttcgcgatcgcgtagaagaaatcactgggcagagagtttaagttctgaaaatgggaattTTCCaattttaacgatttggagctcggatttaggcgatttttgggagagttTTAgtgaaaacaacggggtaagtgttcttaactcaatattggttaaattacccgaatccatcactattcATGCACTTTCTCTTTTGCACGAGTAGACTGATAGGGTATTAGATTGGCTAGAGCTCCTCTACCGACCCAATTATCCTACCAAAAGATGCAACCACCACTCTGAATTCTCCATATCAAATTCATCCCTGCCTTTAATTTTCATCAGTTTTCCCCAAGCATGAGATTGTTTGGACCCATTGGCCTTAGCAACTGGATGAGCTCTAGAACAGTACTTTGCCTTCAAGAATGAAGCCTAAAGTGACTGTTGAGTTCTCAACTTCCACCATCTTTTGTAAGCAAAAGAATCACTTACATCCTCTAACTTTCTTATCCATATACCCCCTTCTTCTTTGGTATAACATAGGTTGTTCCGGGAGCTCCAATGgtacttttatttttcattacTAGACCCCCAAAAGAAACTAGCAAAATGCATCTCAATTAGCTTGAAGGTTCCCTTTGGAGGGTCCATTGCcgccaaagtataagagggaatAGCTTGTAAAACATGTTTAATCAACGTGACCTTGCCTCCACAAGAAAGAAGTTTATTTAGCCACCCATTAATTCTCTTAGTGATCTTAGTGAGGAGATCATTAAAGAATTCCAATTTCTTTCTTCCAACATAAAGTGGAACACCTATATAAGTAAATGGGAATTGTTTGTGCTTGAAACTAGAGTTATAAATCATTCTATCAATCCTAGATATGGAAGTATTTGAAGCAGTGCAAAAGAAGCTCTTTTCTTGATTTACCTGTTGACCTGAGCTTTTCTCTTGCAACCTAACTTGCTTCATCACCAGTTTAATTGACCTCCCTTTTCCACCACAGAAGAAGACAGTGTCATCGGCATAAGCTAAATGATTTAGCTTAGGCCCCCTCTTAGGCATAGAAAAAAGTACAAACTCAGGCACATGTTATAGATTATTCAGCATTCTAGAAAGCACTTCAGATCCTAGGATAGAAAGTGAAGGAGATAAAGGATCCCCTTGTTTTAGCCCTTAAGAAGAAGTGAAAAAGCCTTTCCTAGAACCATTGATGATAATGGAATACCAAATTTCAGAGATCAATCTTCTTACAGCCTCCACTCACCAATTAGAGAAGCCAAACTTTCTTAGAACTGCCATCAAGAAATTCCAATCAAGTTTGTCGTATGCTTTAGCCATATCAAGTTTGATCACCATATTACCTCCCTTATTAGCTTGAGGGATTCCATGTATTAGCTCCTGAGCAAGTAACATATTATCAGTAATTAGTCTTCCTTTTACAAacctgtgaacacctaatttttgactatatttgaaatTTTACCACCTTCTATTATGTAAttacttttaaaaatttaatatatattgttttagctttgttacattttttttatatagggtaagaattaaaaataatttaaaaggtcaaattattactatcagtattatttttattttttatctttatttttaaataaaataaattttaaaaaaaccgaaaaaattaaatattttttttaattttcggatgggaataaaataatagaaaaattaaaagtatggaataaaaaaagtaaaagtaaaagtaggtggaaattattttttaaataaatgtaaaaaaatgcgaaaatttaaaaaataaaaagtaaaagaagttggaattaaaacataaaagtaaaggtagctgaaattattttttttaaaagtaaaataaagtagaaattaGAAAAAAGAGAAGTAAgataagtggaaattaaaaaaaaataagtggaaaataatcAAAAAAAGAACAGTAAAAAGTGGGAAATTAAAAAACGAAAAGTAATgaaaagtggggaattattttgttttttttaaaaagaagaaaaatggaaagtgggaattctttttaattaaaaaataataaaataataaaaataaatctgaaaaaaatttgatttttttctttaaatagaagaaaaatgttaggagaaaaatgggagaaggagaaaaaaagaagggaggagggaattgagagaaattatttttcttcttctacgctaaGGGAATTTTTACTCGTGtaattctttcttcgtctttctttcaaaaaatccaGCAAGTCATCACCCAAAAACCAACAAAATACTTCATAACATCCCTTTTTACACGCCAAAAAGTGGAGTCAATAGTCGAGGTCGAGACTTCCGTTGGAGCTCTGTTCACTAGGTTTGATGTTATTCGTCGCTTATGCTTGTTTGATGTTTGTCTGAGTTATTGTACCTGTTCTTGGAGACTcatttaattgaaaattttgcattaaaggtttattcttccctctgttctttttatcttatttcatgtaattttatttatttgtctttaaactttataaattaTAATGTAAGTTAGTCCTTAAATTAATCATGTTTTTGgaaatatggtattcaaacttgctttaaaATTGGGAAGATTTGGACCATAATGAGTTTGGGCTTCAATTGTTGGGTtgtagggtattggtatatgatggtttatttattcaaatatctaaaatcatacacttcttccacaaataattccataattcatggccttcataataatctcaaacttaggaaagaaacaaatcatgaatgcgctagaatgctttaggcgtactcataattaatttaatcatcgtgattatgtatacgttcgcatgacataatgtcacgacctaaaaattccaccacaagcgtcgtgatggcacttagtctctaagactaagtaagccgattataatcataattcaagccattttcttttaaagatattatttaacacacgtgtcgaaaccaaaagtggaaataattttaaaaacctctcaagactggtagtactgggTCACGAACTCTAATTAAATACATGAAAGAATCGCAAgtatcgaatactcaatactgtttgaataataaataacagtacaataaaatggaaagactccaaggaactgcgtcgaccaagcagctctaccttgaatccttgcgatcccactctaactctgtccgagttcgatatctccaatacctggctctgcacaaaaaatgtgcagaagtgtagtatgagtacaccatggtcggtacccagtaagtatcaagactaacctcagtggagtagagacgaggtacaatcaagacactcactaatctaataacctgtgcaatatgatatacaaaataatagaaaataaataacagtgatagcaacacaaatcaactagtgatttaaacagcaaggcaacaggaaTACTGTaaaatattactcaaacgaataataaacacaggtacaaccaattaatcaagtcctttcaatatacatcttttatctataagtttttcaataaaagtctctagaatataatcattttcaataaatatatttcgaatatacttccttcaaatgaATATCCttccattataattctttcaaataaatatctttcgaatataattctttaaaataaatatctttctaataaacaaatatctttctaatataattctttcaagtaaatatccttccaatataattctttcaagtaaatatctttcaaatatacttatttcaagtaaatatctttctaatataattctttcaaataaatatccttctaatataattctttcaagtaaatatccttcaaatataattctttcaagtaaatatccttcaaatataattttttcaaataaaagtcaccttgtgacacctcatttaactttcatggcatgagaaatatattcagcgtatcacatcaaatggcacggcaataccttcgtgcacttgtctcattctcaccaaatacatatatgtagatcaaattaattggcacggtaacacccttcgtgcatttatatctttctcaccgtgcatacatataacagtaccaactaggtgggagaaatgccaataacaataaaagaaataaagtggaggcacacaggaagcaacaacaactacaagtcacatagaaaacaaaggtgcacaataacatctcaagataaaggcatgaatgtatacacaataaaacgatatcacaatataatgtatgtctctcgtcctcgcctgcacggaaacacccttcgtaccatgaatatatgataatattaaaataattgcacggcatcacccttcgtgcttttactctcatcctcacctgataatataaatgaaatagcacggcatcacccttcgtgctttacactctcaaatggcacggcatcacccttcgtgctttacactctcaaatggcacgacatcacccttcgtgctttacactctcaaatggtacggcatcacccttctgcattacactcttccttaccaagcacatgtatatcgttaacaagcaaggtaggaagtataaataacatcaaggagagtatttaaaccacaacacaatacaacaatttataTCACAATTTTCCACTGACCAAAACCAAATGtcaaatatgtagcagaatcaataaagtcttcaacaaatagcccaaggctccaccaaacgtatataaaacctcaaaacaatcaacagaggtgaaaaatactcagcatagggcaacaccttcatcaatccaaattcttgataattatattaactcctcaatttaaacttatttaataaatatttgcagataaggattccatcatgaatttaattccaagaaaaatatcaaatcaacaaacacacgtaATTCATAtaaaatccaaatgacaataacaCCAAGTTATTATATAAGATACAAACTTGATAAATAAGGAATGAGGCGtcataattcaaggatttactaatgccaacaattatctaatttaatacataagaatgc from Nicotiana tabacum cultivar K326 chromosome 24, ASM71507v2, whole genome shotgun sequence includes:
- the LOC142178076 gene encoding uncharacterized protein LOC142178076, which translates into the protein MPKRGPKLNHLAYADDTVFFCGGKGRSIKLVMKQVRLQEKSSGQQVNQEKSFFCTASNTSISRIDRMIYNSSFKHKQFPFTYIGVPLYVGRKKLEFFNDLLTKITKRINGWLNKLLSCGGKVTLIKHVLQAIPSYTLAAMDPPKGTFKLIEMHFASFFWGSSNEK